The Musa acuminata AAA Group cultivar baxijiao chromosome BXJ2-2, Cavendish_Baxijiao_AAA, whole genome shotgun sequence genome has a segment encoding these proteins:
- the LOC135606113 gene encoding uncharacterized protein LOC135606113: MSGIRTRRNSAKRYEGEAAPFRLQFGIGTAETLRTGSGPRLRSGLGVGSPSQTHDNTLFSLFPFPEPSPISSPRPPFLILTAPYFSLYISLSLGFPLRLQKGSNFLFFSSRRRSQIVWLASLRLFRWCWCCGRDKDFILGGGSMAILKNESRVSRTDGDSSPAGSASSQEDEEEPCAGIGKAETDASDSSDVDSGMESDEFDPAELGEPGSQLCQVGNQSCSIPLDLCDLPDLGSILSLDTWNECLSEEERFMLAEDLPDMDWETFGYTLKELLSGQNFHFGCPLGTLFNRLKGGLCDPRIVLYRRGLSFLQQREHYHHLCKYQNSMVRSLVGIREAWQNCSVYSIEERLRLLNILRSQKSLSHERKGDVGIEMDSESADSDDRYLNKRFKMGQQFAKPSFDITPHEIGMAREPVKLGKEYSKGVLKVTAPKVPAHQNIGELGIHPSSLKHGTVPKSRVATPQIALTQQDKYAGYDMGASKRTKHHIGGDHDDTEEGYDGSQGDWIAGRRRAVTKSRLPKTGKKKEPQRRYDAGMYSDQEPEGYGGFSHSQGKSRNTEHAVTIASYGHESRELTRNADYADREWVYPTTGRAQNHMLTNPLQRNKMHEEAITSGHSVKSDNWNSRAKNCKVGNEYKAGKSKAGNELKNTSYQPVPRQKGDSYLQKDPRARILQGKVKNNMTQYDGMDVDYSSGATMISQSEETESDSSDQVEDDGYRNSAVKKLEHQSGDVAGHRAGVVRSTYNPKKPNKLMKVDKKGISDFSDAGRSIHTQDVESYPVKGKHGRLVKKALVPHPNERLTYPEKRYKGMANMDHSPQQSFYSHDYGSGVMDEYMENLDEISKSRGGKNTINKLGNMMETSDVDAAEERSNMPLMGCNSVPKKPKRKVDGHYLNELDESLHLQLSPEQQQIDDLNVLRKGKRKADAETDNLTVITADLVTSEKDKDGELKAKPQKKPFTLITPTIHTGFSFSIVHLLSAVRKAMITPHMEDTILTANHLEDNRTKQKTEEQNKMHQVVNGTHLPYSFENMDNHSLEQNILPSLTVQEIVDRVRSNPGDPCILETQEPLQDLIRGVLKIFSSKTAPLGAKAWKPLVVYEKSNRSWSWAGPVASSLSDNDNAEEETSSEAWGIPHKMLVKLVDAFANWLKSGQETLQQIGSLPPPPTSLLSNLDEKERFKDLRAQKSLNTISPSSDEVRTYFRREEFLRYSVPDRAFSYTAADGKKSIVAPLRRGGGKPTSKARDHFMLKPDRPPHVTILCLVRDAAARLPGSIGTRADVCTLLRDSQYIVENISDAQVNQVVSGALDRLHYERDPCVQFDSERKLWVYLHRDREEEDFEDDGTSSTKKWKRQRKDSIDQSDIGAVNDVDAGVLVGGSSSGQDHVDDLNVDAAFISAGEKAELVSEDMRPDMENIHPLMDTTTVIKKSQGNWDGPGVNSLRENRLVCQENSTDEDFDDETFSQERPIRLQYDLTMKNGLY; this comes from the exons ATGTCCGGAATCCGAACCCGTCGTAACAGCGCGAAACGCTACGAAGGCGAAGCGGCTCCGTTCCGGTTACAGTTCGGTATCGGGACGGCCGAAACGCTACGAACGGGAAGCGGCCCCCGTCTCCGTTCCGGTCTCGGAGTCGGGTCGCCGTCCCAAACCCACGACAAcaccctcttctctctctttcccttCCCCGAGCCATCACCCATCTCCTCCCCCCGCCCCCCATTCCTTATTCTTACCGCCCcatatttctctctctatatctctctctctctagggttTCCTCTCCGTCTCCAAAAGGGATCCAATTTCCTCTTCTTCAGTTCTCGGCGGCGGAGTCAGATCGTCTGGCTCGCCTCGCTTCGTCTCTTCCG GTGGTGCTGGTGCTGCGGGCGGGATAAAGATTTCATCTTGGGAGGGGGATCCATGGCGATTTTGAAGAATGAGTCTAGGGTTTCGAGGACGGACGGCGATTCCTCGCCCGCCGGGAGCGCCTCGAgccaggaggatgaggaggagcccTGTGCGGGGATTGGCAAGGCGGAGACCGATGCTTCGGATTCCTCCGATGTGGACTCCGGCATGGAATCGGACGAGTTTGATCCCGCGGAGCTCGGCGAGCCTGGCAGTCAGTTGTGCCAAGTGGGGAATCAGAGCTGTAGCATCCCCCTCGATCTCTGTGACCTACCCGACCTGGGCTCCATCTTGTCCTTGGATACGTGGAATGAGTGCCTCTCGGAGGAGGAGCGCTTCATGCTGGCTGAGGACCTCCCCGACATGGACTGGGAGACGTTTGGCTACACCCTTAAAGAGCTGTTGTCAGGGCAAAACTTTCACTTTGGGTGCCCGCTTGGTACTCTCTTCAATCGGTTGAAAGGTGGACTCTGCGACCCCAGGATCGTTCTTTATCGTCGGGGCTTGAGTTTCTTGCAGCAGCGCGAGCACTATCATCACCTGTGCAAATATCAGAACTCCATGGTGAGGAGTCTTGTTGGCATAAGGGAAGCATGGCAGAACTGTTCGGTGTATAGTATTGAAGAAAGGCTTCGGCTTCTGAATATTCTGAGGAGTCAGAAGTCTTTGAGTCATGAGAGGAAAGGAGATGTTGGAATTGAGATGGATTCAGAGAGTGCGGATTCTGATGATCGGTACTTGAATAAACGGTTTAAGATGGGTCAGCAGTTTGCAAAGCCTTCATTTGACATCACGCCTCATGAGATTGGCATGGCTCGGGAGCCAGTGAAGTTGGGGAAAGAATACTCCAAGGGTGTTTTGAAGGTTACAGCTCCTAAGGTTCCAGCACACCAAAACATTGGAGAATTAGGGATACATCCTTCTTCCTTGAAGCATGGAACAGTCCCAAAATCTAGAGTAGCAACACCACAAATAGCTCTTACTCAGCAGGATAAATATGCAGGCTATGATATGGGGGCTTCCAAAAGGACTAAACATCATATTGGTGGTGATCATGACGATACGGAGGAAGGCTACGATGGTTCACAAGGAGACTGGATTGCAGGACGCAGAAGGGCAGTAACAAAGAGTAGATTGCCGAAGACAGGAAAGAAAAAGGAACCACAGAGAAGATATGATGCAGGCATGTATAGTGATCAAGAACCTGAAGGTTATGGTGGTTTCAGTCATTCTCAGGGAAAAAGCAGAAATACAGAGCATGCGGTAACTATTGCTTCATATGGTCATGAGTCCCGTGAACTCACAAGAAATGCTGATTATGCTGACAGAGAGTGGGTGTATCCTACAACAGGTAGAGCGCAAAATCATATGCTAACCAATCCCTTGCAACGAAATAAGATGCATGAGGAAGCCATTACCTCAGGCCATTCAGTTAAATCTGATAATTGGAATAGCAGAGCCAAGAATTGCAAGGTAGGAAACGAGTACAAAGCCGGTAAAAGTAAAGCTGGTAACGAATTGAAAAATACTTCTTATCAACCTGTTCCGAGACAAAAGGGTGATTCATATCTCCAAAAGGATCCGAGAGCTAGGATATTACAAGGGAAGGTGAAAAATAATATGACTCAGTATGATGGAATGGATGTGGACTACTCAAGTGGTGCTACTATGATTTCTCAGAGTGAGGAGACAGAATCTGATTCATCCGACCAGGTTGAAGATGATGGATATCGCAATTCTGCAGTCAAGAAGTTGGAGCATCAAAGTGGTGATGTTGCGGGCCATCGCGCTGGAGTTGTGAGATCAACCTATAATCCTAAAAAGCCAAACAAGCTCATGAAAGTAGATAAAAAAGGTATTTCTGACTTTTCTGATGCTGGTAGGAGCATACATACACAGGATGTAGAATCATACCCTGTTAAAGGGAAACATGGAAGATTGGTAAAGAAGGCCCTGGTACCGCACCCAAATGAAAGGTTGACATATCCAGAGAAGAGGTATAAAGGGATGGCCAATATGGATCATTCCCCACAGCAATCATTTTACTCTCATGATTATGGCAGTGGCGTAATGGATGAATACATGGAGAATTTGGATGAAATTTCCAAGTCACGAGGCGGCAAGAATACAATCAACAAACTAGGGAACATGATGGAAACCTCTGATGTTGATGCTGCTGAAGAAAGATCAAATATGCCCCTAATGGGGTGCAACTCTGTGCCTAAGAAACCTAAACGGAAGGTTGATGGTCATTACCTGAATGAGCTGGATGAATCCCTCCACCTACAACTGAGTCCAGAGCAGCAGCAGATCGATGACCTTAATGTCCTTAGGAAGGGCAAAAGGAAAGCAGATGCTGAAACTGATAATTTGACTGTAATAACTGCGGATCTGGTAACATCAGAAAAGGATAAAGATGGAGAGCTCAAGGCAAAGCCACAGAAAAAACCATTTACTCTTATCACTCCTACTATTCACACTGGCTTTTCATTTTCCATCGTACATCTTCTTTCAGCTGTCCGGAAGGCAATGATTACCCCTCATATGGAAGATACTATACTGACAGCCAACCATCTTGAGGACAATAGGACTAAACAAAAAACAGAAGAGCAGAATAAAATGCATCAGGTAGTCAATGGCACACACCTTCCTTATTCTTTTGAGAATATGGATAATCATTCTTTAGAGCAGAATATTTTGCCTTCTCTCACTGTTCAAGAGATCGTCGATCGAGTTAGATCAAACCCTGGAGATCCATGCATTCTCGAAACACAGGAACCACTTCAGGATTTAATTCGAGGAGTTCTGAAGATTTTTTCTTCTAAGACAGCGCCTTTGGGGGCAAAGGCTTGGAAGCCCCTAGTAGTATATGAGAAATCAAACAGAAGTTGGTCATGGGCAGGTCCAGTTGCTTCTAGTTTATCTGACAATGATAATGCAGAAGAAGAAACTTCTTCAGAAGCATGGGGAATTCCTCACAAGATGCTTGTAAAGTTGGTTGATGCTTTTGCTAATTGGCTTAAGAGTGGTCAAGAGACGCTCCAGCAGATTGGAAGCCTCCCTCCACCTCCTACTTCATTGCTTTCAAACTTGGATGAGAAGGAAAGGTTCAAagatctaagagctcaaaagagtCTAAACACCATTAGCCCTAGCTCTGATGAAGTAAGAACATACTTCCGCAGAGAGGAATTCTTAAGGTACTCGGTTCCAGATCGGGCCTTTTCCTACACAGCTGCTGATGGGAAAAAATCAATAGTTGCTCCACTTAGAAGGGGTGGTGGAAAGCCAACATCAAAAGCTCGGGACCATTTCATGCTTAAACCTGATCGACCGCCACATGTTACTATTCTTTGTCTTGTTCGAGATGCAGCTGCTAGATTGCCAGGTAGTATTGGAACTAGAGCAGATGTTTGTACTCTATTACGGGACTCGCAATACATTGTTGAAAACATTTCTGATGCACAAGTGAACCAAGTTGTTAGTGGGGCTCTAGATCGGTTGCATTATGAACGCGATCCTTGTGTACAGTTTGATAGTGAAAGAAAATTGTGGGTTTATCTGCACAGGGAcagggaagaagaagatttcgagGATGATGGTACATCATCCACTAAAAAGTGGAAGAGGCAAAGGAAAGATTCTATAGACCAGTCTGACATTGGAGCAGTTAATGACGTTGATGCAGGAGTCTTGGTTGGTGGCTCTTCTTCTGGTCAGGATCACGTTGATGATCTGAATGTTGATGCAGCATTCATCAGTGCAGGAGAAAAAGCTGAACTTGTTTCTGAAGATATGAGGCCCGATATGGAGAATATACATCCTCTTATGGACACAACCACTGTTATCAAGAAGAGCCAGGGCAATTGGGATGGTCCAGGAGTGAATTCATTGAGAGAAAACAGATTGGTATGTCAAGAGAACTCAACAGAtgaagattttgatgatgaaacatttAGTCAAGAGAGGCCAATTCGGCTTCAGTATGACCTTACCATGAAGAATGGACTCTACTAG
- the LOC135606114 gene encoding histone H2B.2-like — MAPRAEKKPAEKKPAAAEEKEKRAEKQPKAGKHLPSKDGAAIDKKKKKAKKGSETYKIYIFKVLKQVHPDIGISSKAMSIMNSFINDIFEKLAQEAARLARYNKKPTITSREIQTSVRLVLPGELAKHAVSEGTKAVTKFTSS, encoded by the coding sequence ATGGCGCCCAGGGCGGAGAAGAAGCCGGCGGAGAAGAAGCCTGCTGCggcggaagagaaggagaagagggcgGAGAAGCAGCCCAAGGCCGGGAAGCACCTCCCCTCCAAGGACGGCGCCGCCatcgacaagaagaagaagaaggcgaagaaGGGGAGCGAGACGTACAAGATCTACATCTTCAAGGTGCTGAAGCAGGTGCACCCGGACATCGGCATTTCCAGCAAGGCCATGTCCATCATGAACTCCTTCATCAACGACATCTTCGAGAAGCTGGCCCAGGAGGCCGCCCGCCTCGCCCGCTACAACAAGAAGCCCACCATCACCTCCCGCGAGATCCAGACCTCGGTCCGCCTCGTCCTCCCCGGCGAGCTCGCCAAGCACGCCGTGTCTGAGGGCACCAAGGCCGTGACCAAGTTCACCAGTTCCTGA
- the LOC103974332 gene encoding uncharacterized protein LOC103974332 isoform X1 translates to MMRCWRVKDSWAAIIPARRLWLRHACSKLFVVGLSYDTNEIALRGAFAEHGEVVEVLLASQKDMASSNFLQKKRQPLHCKRWMVSFWMEDIFVYTTQTRDETCDSLTILLD, encoded by the exons ATGATGCGGTGTTGGAGGGTCAAAGACTCGTGGGCTGCGATTATTCCTGCAAGGAGGCTGTGGCTTCGCCATGCTTGTAGTAAATTGTTTGTCGTAG GCCTTTCTTATGATACCAATGAAATTGCCCTGAGAGGTGCTTTTGCTGAACATGGTGAAGTTGTAGAAG TACTACTAGCAAGTCAAAAGGATATGGCTTCATCCAATTTTCTTCAGAAAAAGAGGCAACCATTGCATTGCAAAAGATGGATGGTGAG TTTCTGGATGGAAGATATATTCGTGTACACTACGCAAACAAGGGATGAAACCTGCGATAGTTTGACTATCCTATTGGATTGA
- the LOC103974332 gene encoding glycine-rich RNA-binding protein 2, mitochondrial isoform X2, translated as MMRCWRVKDSWAAIIPARRLWLRHACSKLFVVGLSYDTNEIALRGAFAEHGEVVEVKVICDRSTTSKSKGYGFIQFSSEKEATIALQKMDGEFLDGRYIRVHYANKG; from the exons ATGATGCGGTGTTGGAGGGTCAAAGACTCGTGGGCTGCGATTATTCCTGCAAGGAGGCTGTGGCTTCGCCATGCTTGTAGTAAATTGTTTGTCGTAG GCCTTTCTTATGATACCAATGAAATTGCCCTGAGAGGTGCTTTTGCTGAACATGGTGAAGTTGTAGAAG TCAAAGTTATATGTGATCGTAGTACTACTAGCAAGTCAAAAGGATATGGCTTCATCCAATTTTCTTCAGAAAAAGAGGCAACCATTGCATTGCAAAAGATGGATGGTGAG TTTCTGGATGGAAGATATATTCGTGTACACTACGCAAACAAGGGATGA
- the LOC103974332 gene encoding uncharacterized protein LOC103974332 isoform X4: MMRCWRVKDSWAAIIPARRLWLRHACSKLFVVGLSYDTNEIALRGAFAEHGEVVEVLLASQKDMASSNFLQKKRQPLHCKRWMVRHYETYL; the protein is encoded by the exons ATGATGCGGTGTTGGAGGGTCAAAGACTCGTGGGCTGCGATTATTCCTGCAAGGAGGCTGTGGCTTCGCCATGCTTGTAGTAAATTGTTTGTCGTAG GCCTTTCTTATGATACCAATGAAATTGCCCTGAGAGGTGCTTTTGCTGAACATGGTGAAGTTGTAGAAG TACTACTAGCAAGTCAAAAGGATATGGCTTCATCCAATTTTCTTCAGAAAAAGAGGCAACCATTGCATTGCAAAAGATGGATGGTGAG GCATTATGAAACATACTTATGA
- the LOC103974332 gene encoding glycine-rich RNA-binding protein 3, mitochondrial isoform X3 yields MMRCWRVKDSWAAIIPARRLWLRHACSKLFVVGLSYDTNEIALRGAFAEHGEVVEVKVICDRSTTSKSKGYGFIQFSSEKEATIALQKMDGEAL; encoded by the exons ATGATGCGGTGTTGGAGGGTCAAAGACTCGTGGGCTGCGATTATTCCTGCAAGGAGGCTGTGGCTTCGCCATGCTTGTAGTAAATTGTTTGTCGTAG GCCTTTCTTATGATACCAATGAAATTGCCCTGAGAGGTGCTTTTGCTGAACATGGTGAAGTTGTAGAAG TCAAAGTTATATGTGATCGTAGTACTACTAGCAAGTCAAAAGGATATGGCTTCATCCAATTTTCTTCAGAAAAAGAGGCAACCATTGCATTGCAAAAGATGGATGGTGAG GCATTATGA